Proteins from a genomic interval of Symmachiella macrocystis:
- a CDS encoding FG-GAP-like repeat-containing protein encodes MKRLILLLALGVIGCGPAEVTETNPAEDGDSHQRMLATLKEIQASSTDEQPYLNDGRQEQLAQQLESLPANVPPQVKLKTQLQLSEAQLQAGNSQQAVEQLLEAKKYLLEVASVVPRSDQVRDLLNMKLAVAYLRLAEDQNCVNCRDAECCIFPIQGKGVHRNKQPAQNAVKYLTAYLERNKTDATATWLLNVAYMTLGEYPEGVPKKWLLSDGQFELDSEFPKFKNISPQLGLNTFSLCGGMIVDDLNGDNWLDVVTSSWDTSGQMRCWLNNGDGTFTDHTEESGLTGLFGGLNMIQADYDNDGDVDILVLRGAWLRESGRHPNSLLQNDGHGRFRDVTFEVGLGDHFYPTQSAAWADYDNDGDLDLYIANEIGSSELFNNDGQGHFTNGTIMAGVPGGRYPKAVVWGDYNNDRYPDLYLSNLKGPNQLYHNNGDGTFTDVAAQAGVVEPNRSFPTWFWDFNNDGVLDIYVGAYWAKIGYFAADYLGHSHAAATDRLYQGDGNGGFHDVTEEMNLAKVTLPMGSNFGDIDNDGFLDFYLGTGYPDYAGIMPNRMFHNQNGLRFKEVTTAAGLGHLQKGHGVAFADYDHDGDQDIFIELGGAFRGDAFSDAVFQNPGFGNHWITVQLVGTKSNRAAIGARIRAEVKEDGKLRSIYKWVNSGGTFGGSPLRQHIGLGTANRIERLEVYWPTTDTTQVFTDLEVDQMIKIIEGEDKYHPISGVQNSNNVVEVGAAH; translated from the coding sequence ATGAAACGACTGATTTTACTGCTGGCATTGGGAGTGATCGGGTGCGGGCCTGCTGAGGTAACCGAAACCAATCCTGCAGAGGATGGGGATAGTCACCAGCGTATGCTCGCCACCCTGAAGGAAATTCAGGCCAGCAGCACAGACGAACAGCCCTACCTGAATGATGGCCGGCAAGAGCAACTTGCCCAGCAGTTAGAGAGCTTACCGGCCAACGTCCCCCCGCAAGTGAAGTTGAAAACGCAACTGCAACTTTCTGAAGCCCAACTGCAGGCTGGAAATTCGCAGCAAGCCGTAGAACAACTCTTAGAGGCAAAGAAATACTTGCTGGAAGTGGCGAGCGTTGTGCCGAGGTCGGACCAGGTACGGGACCTCTTAAACATGAAGCTGGCGGTTGCTTATTTGCGGCTGGCGGAAGACCAAAACTGCGTGAATTGCCGCGATGCCGAATGCTGTATCTTCCCGATCCAAGGAAAGGGAGTGCATCGCAACAAGCAGCCTGCCCAGAATGCGGTGAAATATTTGACCGCTTATCTGGAACGGAACAAAACTGATGCGACGGCGACTTGGCTGCTCAATGTGGCTTATATGACATTGGGCGAGTACCCCGAGGGCGTGCCCAAAAAATGGCTGTTATCCGACGGCCAGTTTGAACTCGACAGTGAATTCCCGAAGTTCAAAAACATCTCCCCGCAACTGGGGCTCAATACGTTCTCGCTCTGCGGTGGAATGATCGTTGACGATCTGAACGGGGACAACTGGCTGGATGTGGTCACGTCGTCGTGGGATACCTCGGGGCAGATGCGGTGCTGGTTGAATAATGGGGACGGAACGTTCACCGACCATACAGAGGAATCGGGATTGACCGGTCTGTTCGGCGGTTTGAACATGATTCAAGCCGACTATGACAATGATGGCGACGTGGACATTCTTGTTCTCCGCGGAGCATGGCTCAGAGAGAGTGGCCGCCATCCCAACTCATTGTTGCAAAACGACGGCCACGGCCGGTTTCGCGACGTGACGTTCGAAGTCGGACTGGGCGATCATTTCTACCCGACACAGAGTGCTGCCTGGGCTGACTACGACAACGATGGTGATTTGGATTTGTACATCGCCAACGAGATTGGCAGTTCAGAGCTATTCAATAATGACGGACAAGGTCATTTCACCAACGGAACAATCATGGCCGGCGTTCCGGGGGGCCGTTATCCGAAAGCTGTTGTTTGGGGCGACTACAACAATGACCGCTACCCAGATTTGTATCTCTCGAACTTAAAAGGACCGAACCAACTCTATCACAACAACGGCGACGGGACGTTTACTGATGTCGCTGCTCAGGCAGGCGTGGTCGAACCCAACCGCAGTTTTCCCACTTGGTTTTGGGATTTTAACAACGACGGGGTACTCGATATTTACGTCGGGGCCTATTGGGCCAAGATCGGTTATTTTGCAGCAGACTATCTGGGCCATTCTCACGCAGCTGCCACGGATCGACTCTACCAAGGCGATGGAAATGGCGGTTTTCACGACGTCACTGAGGAAATGAACCTGGCGAAAGTCACGTTGCCGATGGGTTCAAATTTTGGCGACATCGATAACGATGGCTTTCTCGATTTCTACCTGGGGACGGGATACCCAGACTATGCGGGTATCATGCCCAACCGAATGTTTCACAATCAAAATGGACTGCGTTTCAAGGAAGTCACCACAGCAGCCGGACTGGGGCATTTGCAAAAAGGGCATGGCGTGGCCTTTGCGGACTACGACCATGATGGGGACCAGGACATCTTTATTGAATTGGGCGGCGCCTTTCGAGGGGATGCCTTTTCGGACGCCGTATTCCAAAACCCAGGATTTGGCAATCATTGGATCACCGTTCAACTCGTCGGCACAAAATCGAATCGAGCGGCAATCGGTGCACGAATTCGAGCTGAAGTGAAAGAAGACGGCAAGCTGCGTTCAATCTACAAATGGGTCAACAGCGGCGGAACCTTTGGAGGAAGCCCGCTGCGACAGCACATCGGATTGGGCACCGCAAATCGCATCGAACGCCTAGAAGTCTACTGGCCCACCACCGATACGACGCAGGTGTTCACCGATCTTGAGGTGGACCAGATGATTAAAATCATCGAAGGCGAAGACAAATACCACCCGATCTCCGGTGTCCAGAATTCAAACAACGTGGTAGAAGTCGGTGCTGCCCATTAA
- a CDS encoding VOC family protein: MATRTRTEYANGQFCWVDLMTNDVAAAQEFYGELLGWESAKKETPGGPPYRVFTIDNLQVAGMGAMNDEMKSTGMPPIWNSYINVDDIAASTRRAQACGGTVLMEPFQIMDAGYMAIISDPSGAVVSLWQGLDHFGAEMINDPGCWSWNELLTDNVGASLEFYGGLFGWAVEKEESDATPYWTFQLNDRPLAGMLQKTPEMGDIPSCWGVYFSVEDIQATTNRVVQLGGTICQPPFEVSVGHISIVSDPQGAVFDLIQMTVPADD, encoded by the coding sequence ATGGCGACCAGAACCAGAACAGAGTATGCGAATGGGCAGTTTTGTTGGGTCGACTTGATGACGAACGATGTCGCAGCTGCACAGGAGTTTTACGGAGAACTGCTTGGTTGGGAGTCCGCAAAAAAAGAGACACCGGGCGGACCGCCGTACCGGGTCTTTACAATCGACAACCTGCAAGTTGCCGGCATGGGGGCGATGAACGATGAGATGAAATCGACCGGCATGCCGCCGATTTGGAATTCCTACATCAATGTCGATGACATTGCAGCCTCCACGCGACGTGCTCAGGCGTGCGGCGGCACCGTGTTGATGGAGCCGTTTCAAATCATGGACGCCGGATACATGGCGATCATCAGCGATCCCAGCGGTGCGGTCGTTTCCTTATGGCAAGGCTTGGACCACTTCGGTGCCGAAATGATCAACGATCCCGGCTGTTGGTCATGGAACGAACTGCTCACCGACAACGTGGGGGCATCGCTTGAGTTTTATGGTGGACTTTTTGGCTGGGCGGTGGAGAAGGAAGAGTCGGACGCAACCCCTTATTGGACATTCCAACTCAACGACCGCCCGCTGGCGGGCATGCTGCAGAAGACGCCCGAAATGGGTGACATCCCGTCTTGTTGGGGCGTCTATTTCTCAGTCGAGGATATTCAAGCGACCACCAACCGCGTAGTGCAATTGGGGGGTACGATTTGTCAACCGCCGTTTGAAGTTTCGGTCGGCCATATCAGCATCGTCAGCGACCCGCAGGGAGCGGTGTTTGACCTGATTCAGATGACCGTCCCTGCGGATGATTGA
- the nadC gene encoding carboxylating nicotinate-nucleotide diphosphorylase — MNVPVFDDHARANARQLLEMALREDLEDAGDLTSRALIDEQQREHVSVVVREPGIVAGLPIVDMVFEQLGSDVDVRRLVEDGTAVEAGVTVAEIRGPLRTLLTGERTALNFLTHLSGIATLTHRYVAAATGTAAQILDTRKTLPGWRHLQKYAVRAGGGTNHRIGLYDGVLIKDNHLAGWAVSQQAQTIAAAIQTARASVKPGISIEVEVDTLEQLQDALDGPPDIVLLDNMSCDTLRRAVELRNQRQPSVQLEASGGVTLETVAQIAATGVERISIGALTHSAIALDLAFDWSGQ, encoded by the coding sequence TTGAACGTTCCGGTCTTCGATGACCATGCTCGGGCGAATGCTCGACAGTTGTTGGAAATGGCGCTGCGGGAAGATCTTGAGGATGCGGGCGATTTGACGTCGCGCGCGTTGATCGACGAGCAGCAGCGCGAACATGTGTCGGTTGTCGTCCGCGAACCGGGCATTGTCGCAGGGCTGCCGATCGTCGACATGGTGTTCGAGCAACTCGGTTCCGACGTCGATGTTCGCCGCCTCGTTGAAGACGGTACCGCTGTCGAAGCAGGGGTGACGGTTGCAGAAATCCGCGGGCCGTTGCGGACGCTTTTGACCGGTGAGCGGACGGCGCTGAACTTTTTGACGCACCTGAGCGGGATCGCCACACTCACTCACCGGTATGTTGCCGCCGCGACGGGAACTGCGGCGCAGATTCTCGATACCCGCAAGACGCTGCCGGGTTGGCGGCATTTGCAGAAATATGCCGTCCGTGCCGGTGGGGGAACAAATCACCGGATCGGGCTGTATGACGGCGTGTTGATTAAAGACAACCACCTTGCCGGCTGGGCTGTGTCGCAACAGGCACAGACCATCGCAGCTGCCATCCAAACGGCGCGGGCGAGCGTCAAACCGGGAATTTCCATCGAGGTCGAAGTCGATACGCTGGAGCAACTTCAAGACGCGCTCGATGGCCCTCCCGATATTGTGCTGTTGGACAATATGAGTTGCGACACCTTGCGACGCGCGGTCGAATTGCGAAACCAACGGCAACCCAGCGTCCAACTCGAAGCCTCCGGCGGCGTCACGTTGGAGACCGTCGCACAAATCGCCGCAACCGGCGTCGAACGCATCAGCATCGGCGCCTTAACCCACTCCGCCATCGCCCTCGACCTAGCCTTCGACTGGTCCGGCCAATGA
- a CDS encoding ArnT family glycosyltransferase, which yields MSSKRRTKSTTAPKTEQPRAKADASVEREDPKIFVAIVVWLVIFGAIFFSFKLPNFPVSRADVWQRVPWDLFDLIDPPDPLPAVVSSWGNLSQRIPPLLVATAILLGAWATGQLLLRVVCPDPNRRASERTFFAFALGLSAWSLITLTLGWFGVLSRELFGGLLALAVLAEIGLRIFRRKPAPPNEDTDDHWRNYNLWLFIIVPFVLCMLLGALLPSTDFDVLEYHLGGPKEYFQAGRIEMLPHNVYTSFPFGTEMLTLLSMVMLGDWYWGAVAGKVVLMSFGPLTALGIYAAGSRWFSTRAGIYAAAIHLTTPWTYRISTIAYAEGGLTFYLFAALYAVMIGYERYCAALDARMPWRPFLLAGLCAGSAMACKYPGVLSVVIPLGLVALALPFTRPGERAEQTGGAFRLGLIFALGTAVTIGPWLLKNTIETGNPVYPLVYSVFGGADWDADLNAKWKHGHSPNTYSLLDLAEKVKDVTVKSDWLSPFLFGLAPLAFLLKSKRRLVIWLWAYVGYLFLTYWIFTHRIDRFWVPLIPVVALLAGAGATWSARLSWRIFWIGLFSVVSLYHLTMIAGPLSLCGYNAYLIDYPLARQHTEGYYSPGLPKLNRELPPGSKVLCVGNAVVFAAEFPNVYNTVFDYSIFDQWFADKQSGVPAGQWKLRPADEIRRKLHDAGIAHIYINWAEILRYRDAGSYGYTDFVTPARFAEMQRMGILGPQWPVKDSSGYGPLDQLSPTQLADVQQWAPSLERSIVLPPENKATAVYQRYQIFPVLTGE from the coding sequence GTGAGTTCCAAACGACGAACCAAATCAACAACCGCCCCCAAAACCGAACAGCCACGCGCGAAGGCGGACGCATCGGTTGAGCGCGAAGATCCCAAAATCTTCGTTGCCATCGTGGTTTGGCTCGTCATTTTTGGAGCGATCTTTTTTAGTTTCAAATTGCCCAACTTTCCCGTCTCGCGCGCCGATGTCTGGCAACGCGTGCCGTGGGATCTGTTCGATTTGATCGATCCCCCCGATCCCTTGCCGGCTGTGGTTTCCTCGTGGGGAAATCTTTCCCAGCGTATTCCGCCGCTTTTGGTCGCAACGGCGATTCTCCTGGGGGCGTGGGCGACTGGGCAGTTGCTGCTGCGCGTTGTCTGCCCCGACCCCAATCGGCGTGCGAGTGAGCGAACGTTCTTTGCTTTTGCGCTGGGCCTCTCTGCGTGGTCACTGATCACTCTCACGTTGGGTTGGTTTGGCGTACTTTCCCGCGAGCTATTCGGCGGTCTATTGGCCTTGGCCGTGCTGGCTGAAATCGGTCTGCGAATATTCCGTCGCAAGCCGGCACCGCCTAATGAGGATACCGACGACCATTGGCGGAATTATAACTTGTGGCTGTTCATTATCGTGCCGTTTGTGCTCTGCATGCTCCTGGGGGCTTTGCTCCCCTCAACCGATTTTGATGTGCTGGAGTATCACCTGGGCGGTCCCAAGGAATACTTTCAAGCGGGCCGCATCGAAATGTTGCCGCACAACGTCTACACCAGTTTCCCTTTCGGCACCGAAATGCTCACGCTGTTGTCGATGGTCATGTTGGGGGATTGGTATTGGGGGGCTGTGGCTGGAAAAGTCGTGTTGATGAGCTTCGGCCCGCTGACCGCCCTCGGAATTTATGCCGCCGGATCGCGCTGGTTTAGCACCCGCGCGGGAATTTATGCGGCAGCGATTCATTTGACGACCCCCTGGACGTACCGTATCTCCACAATCGCCTATGCCGAAGGGGGGCTGACGTTTTATCTGTTCGCCGCGCTGTATGCGGTGATGATTGGTTATGAGCGCTACTGTGCTGCGCTCGACGCACGCATGCCGTGGCGGCCTTTTCTACTGGCGGGACTGTGCGCCGGTTCGGCCATGGCCTGCAAGTACCCCGGCGTATTGTCAGTGGTGATTCCCTTGGGACTAGTGGCGTTGGCTCTGCCCTTCACACGCCCCGGCGAACGCGCTGAGCAGACAGGAGGGGCCTTTCGTTTGGGATTGATCTTCGCCCTGGGAACGGCAGTCACGATTGGTCCGTGGTTGCTCAAAAACACGATCGAAACGGGCAATCCGGTTTATCCGTTGGTCTATTCGGTCTTCGGCGGCGCGGACTGGGATGCGGATTTGAATGCGAAGTGGAAGCACGGCCACAGCCCGAACACCTATTCGCTGCTCGACTTGGCGGAAAAGGTCAAGGATGTGACCGTTAAAAGCGATTGGCTGAGCCCGTTTTTGTTCGGTCTGGCGCCGTTGGCGTTTTTATTGAAATCGAAGCGACGCTTGGTGATCTGGTTGTGGGCCTATGTTGGATATTTGTTTCTCACGTATTGGATCTTTACGCATCGCATCGACCGGTTTTGGGTCCCACTAATTCCGGTCGTCGCCCTGCTCGCCGGTGCGGGGGCGACGTGGAGTGCGCGGCTGTCGTGGCGGATTTTCTGGATCGGGCTGTTCAGCGTCGTTTCGCTGTATCACCTGACGATGATCGCCGGTCCGTTGTCGCTGTGTGGGTACAACGCCTACCTGATCGACTACCCTCTCGCGCGGCAGCATACCGAAGGGTATTATTCGCCCGGTCTGCCAAAGCTGAATCGCGAGCTTCCCCCCGGCTCCAAAGTGCTTTGCGTAGGCAATGCCGTGGTGTTCGCTGCCGAATTCCCGAATGTGTACAACACGGTCTTTGATTATTCAATTTTTGATCAATGGTTCGCGGACAAACAATCGGGCGTCCCCGCCGGTCAATGGAAACTACGTCCCGCTGATGAAATCCGTCGCAAACTCCACGATGCGGGCATTGCGCACATCTACATCAACTGGGCGGAGATACTGCGGTATCGCGATGCGGGGTCGTATGGTTACACCGATTTCGTCACACCGGCGCGGTTCGCCGAGATGCAGCGAATGGGCATCCTCGGTCCGCAGTGGCCGGTCAAGGACTCCAGCGGCTACGGCCCGCTCGATCAACTCTCGCCGACGCAACTCGCCGATGTTCAACAATGGGCCCCCTCGCTAGAACGCTCGATCGTCCTGCCGCCGGAAAACAAAGCGACGGCGGTGTATCAGCGGTATCAGATTTTCCCGGTGTTGACGGGCGAGTGA
- the ald gene encoding alanine dehydrogenase: MIVGVPTEIKPDEYRVALLPVGAEELTRHGHRVLIQSGAGIGSGIPDELYAENGAEIVTTADEIFAQADLVIKVKEPLPAEWPKLRAGQILLTYFHFAANEELTRAVLSTGITAVAYETLRGAQGNLPCLTPMSEVAGRMSIQQGAKYLERPQEGRGILLGGVPGVPPADIVIFGGGVVGKNAAQIAAGFQADVSILDINVDRLRYLEDIMPANVNTLFSDRHTVREQLMKADLLIGAVLIEGARAPVLVKEEDLKLMKPGAVIIDVAVDQGGCVETARPTTHSDPTYIVNDVVHYCVANMPGAVGRTSTYALCNVTFPYALRIANHGLRAACAADPGLAHAVNMSAGKLTNRAVAETFGLAYEEYLPGT, from the coding sequence ATGATCGTTGGCGTGCCCACCGAAATCAAACCGGATGAATACCGCGTCGCCCTGTTGCCAGTCGGAGCGGAGGAACTGACCCGCCATGGGCATCGCGTGCTGATTCAATCCGGCGCGGGAATCGGAAGCGGGATTCCCGACGAATTGTACGCCGAAAACGGTGCGGAAATCGTCACTACAGCCGACGAGATTTTTGCCCAAGCCGATTTGGTAATCAAGGTCAAAGAACCGCTGCCCGCCGAATGGCCCAAACTGCGCGCTGGGCAAATCTTGCTGACCTACTTTCATTTCGCCGCCAACGAAGAATTAACGCGGGCCGTTTTGTCGACCGGCATCACAGCTGTCGCCTACGAGACGCTGCGGGGCGCCCAGGGAAACTTGCCCTGCTTGACCCCCATGAGCGAAGTCGCCGGGCGGATGAGCATTCAGCAAGGGGCCAAGTATCTGGAGCGTCCGCAAGAGGGCCGTGGAATCTTGTTGGGAGGCGTGCCGGGTGTGCCGCCGGCGGACATTGTGATTTTTGGCGGGGGAGTCGTCGGCAAGAACGCCGCCCAGATCGCTGCCGGTTTTCAAGCCGATGTAAGTATCCTGGACATCAACGTCGACCGGTTGCGGTATCTGGAAGACATCATGCCGGCCAACGTGAACACGCTGTTCAGCGACCGGCACACTGTTCGCGAACAATTGATGAAGGCTGATTTGTTGATCGGAGCGGTGCTCATCGAAGGGGCCCGCGCACCGGTGTTGGTCAAAGAAGAAGACCTGAAACTGATGAAGCCCGGAGCGGTGATCATCGATGTCGCCGTCGACCAGGGCGGCTGCGTGGAAACAGCACGCCCGACGACACATTCCGATCCGACTTACATCGTCAATGACGTCGTGCATTACTGCGTCGCCAACATGCCCGGAGCGGTCGGCCGGACGAGCACCTATGCGCTGTGCAACGTGACGTTTCCCTACGCCCTGCGCATCGCCAACCACGGCCTCAGAGCGGCCTGCGCCGCCGATCCCGGTTTGGCACATGCCGTGAATATGTCCGCCGGCAAACTGACGAATCGCGCGGTGGCGGAGACGTTTGGGTTGGCTTATGAAGAGTATTTACCGGGAACATAA